In Ciconia boyciana chromosome 3, ASM3463844v1, whole genome shotgun sequence, a genomic segment contains:
- the STX11 gene encoding syntaxin-11, with protein MKDRLNELREFARLHNQQFSDGEDDENSPHDVLLYETDYALELLHKDIQNIRTENDHLKEDVKRLRKQNNRFLTSMRRLSSIKRDTNCIARDIKARGESIHRKLQIMRDFSEDAITKYGAMSIIARVAKNHYVDLMHAFQEAMFEYNATEMNQRENCKIRIQRQLEIMGKDVSGNQIEEMIEQGKWDVFSENLLSDVKGARSALNEIETRHKELVKLEGRIKEVHELFLQVALLVEEQADTFDVIEINMQNVEDYVGEAKEQVKKALEYRRKHPLRTILCCCLSCCRR; from the coding sequence ATGAAAGACCGGCTAAATGAGCTGCGTGAATTTGCCAGGTTACACAACCAACAGTTTTCTGATGGTGAGGATGATGAAAATTCACCCCACGATGTTCTCCTGTATGAGACTGATTATGCCTTGGAACTTCTTCATAAAGACATACAGAACATCCGGACAGAAAATGACCACCTGAAAGAGGATGTCAAGCggctcagaaagcaaaacaaccgCTTCCTTACTTCCATGCGCCGTCTTAGTAGCATCAAACGAGATACTAATTGTATTGCCAGAGACATCAAGGCCCGTGGAGAAAGCATCCACAGGAAACTCCAGATAATGAGAGATTTCAGCGAAGATGCAATAACAAAATATGGGGCTATGTCTATCATTGCCAGGGTAGCGAAGAATCACTACGTTGACCTCATGCATGCATTTCAGGAAGCTATGTTTGAATACAATGCAACAGAGATGAACCAACGGGAGAACTGCAAGATTCGAATTCAGCGGCAGCTAGAGATCATGGGCAAAGATGTTTCTGGCAACCAGATTGAGGAGATGATTGAGCAAGGCAAGTGGGATGTCTTCTCTGAGAATCTCTTGTCGGATGTTAAGGGGGCTCGCTCAGCCTTGAATGAGATAGAGACACGTCATAAGGAGCTGGTGAAGTTAGAAGGTCGCATTAAGGAAGTTCACGAGCTCTTTCTGCAGGTGGCCCTGCTAGTGGAGGAACAGGCGGATACCTTCGATGTCATTGAGataaatatgcaaaatgttGAGGACTATGTAGGAGAAGCTAAAGAGCAAGTGAAAAAAGCTTTGGAATACCGAAGAAAACACCCCCTCAGAACaatcctctgctgctgcttatcCTGTTGCAGAAGGTGA